A stretch of Paenibacillus peoriae DNA encodes these proteins:
- a CDS encoding contractile injection system protein, VgrG/Pvc8 family has translation MNIVAKDRFTYQHLHVTWPYGKLRLHNVHMSHELGEHARLVITGSLEADQAHTIITKASSDDKVELWYSDAKDQKHPLFMGQLYCVDVEHRHQEIVVTLDVISHSFKLDTQLKNRSFQHINQKYAEIVDAVLADYKGSDKIDEAFEKKETGQFIMQYQETDWTFLKRLASHVGALLVPNIVSHHAQIWIGIPQARQHIHLKEVPFTLQRKIAPYLDQEANGWRSASIGDYTRYTFEWNRMLQLGDEVEPNHETYVITKREGQLVRGLMTWSYECALSQGLKVPKIYNRTIIGAAIEGKILDVSRNQVRLHLDIDDQQNPKDAQWFPYSAEGNQVWYLMPEKGAQVKLYFPSADEDDAMVIQSVRTKPSSVAVPSSHAAQGAVVESSAERHQRKTADPGVKSFANPQGKEISLGNSELSMSAQEGSLYISMNTHNGVSLNSTQRIQIQAAGSLSLSAGSIQLQGTNGLHLNTTTDTLDLEQEVNSVSSEIQLKASLHQYYPEPILSDFEKQVAEKGIQSVLGARVKENVGATLKGEWDAGIEFLGGVWDSVVDIADMGTMVMTPFVMPGNYTGKGFLERNETLEGIKGGAKFGWDYIADSFQGKKTKKDVVHDLETVWDGIKSIPDPIERKLNNFFPNPLTDTKQESYDAGYDSIKAVERVADIYGFVKGGAKLVRKLGKLGKEEASLSKGLKEAEEKKAGKGGTPGLFGDSAKADSALAKVGDGKFKTNAIRFPTNFESLGSYLQSVARKMNIRITKRSPIFATAGDHYRLHDPGPDVPHSKGSGAKILPERQKQIDALESGEYTGKSTKGTGEVPKFKLTEPSLPKGGKPKGNYGEGDSHGIKKQNETADVLADNGYDIEMLDEIDGGNGHGIAEGSNPDFLIEGNVFDCYAPKPDGKIQSIIKEIAGKTKKQSGRIVLNIDNFPNEKVTEIIETILRKANPNGDLKRLEELILVKDGKITRVFGG, from the coding sequence ATGAACATCGTAGCGAAAGACCGCTTTACCTATCAGCACTTACATGTCACTTGGCCCTATGGCAAGCTGCGTCTTCATAACGTCCATATGAGTCACGAGCTCGGAGAACATGCTAGACTGGTGATCACGGGTAGTCTAGAAGCCGATCAAGCACACACAATCATTACCAAAGCAAGCAGCGACGACAAAGTCGAACTCTGGTATTCCGATGCCAAAGATCAAAAGCATCCCTTATTTATGGGACAACTGTACTGCGTAGATGTGGAGCACAGACATCAGGAGATCGTGGTAACTCTCGACGTCATTTCTCATAGTTTTAAACTAGATACGCAGCTCAAAAACCGCTCCTTTCAACACATCAATCAAAAGTATGCGGAGATTGTAGATGCGGTGCTGGCCGATTACAAAGGCTCGGATAAGATTGATGAAGCGTTTGAGAAAAAAGAAACAGGCCAATTCATCATGCAATATCAGGAGACAGATTGGACTTTTTTAAAACGGCTGGCTTCGCATGTGGGAGCCCTTCTCGTCCCTAATATCGTTTCACACCATGCTCAAATTTGGATCGGTATACCGCAGGCCAGACAGCATATTCATTTGAAAGAGGTTCCTTTTACGCTTCAACGCAAGATTGCTCCCTATCTGGATCAAGAGGCGAATGGCTGGAGATCTGCCAGCATCGGAGATTACACCCGGTATACCTTTGAGTGGAATCGAATGCTGCAATTGGGAGATGAAGTCGAGCCCAATCACGAAACCTACGTCATCACCAAACGTGAAGGACAGTTGGTTCGCGGTTTAATGACCTGGTCGTATGAATGCGCATTGTCACAAGGCTTGAAGGTCCCTAAAATCTATAATCGTACCATCATTGGCGCGGCTATTGAAGGAAAAATACTAGATGTCAGCCGGAATCAGGTGCGGTTGCATTTAGATATAGACGATCAGCAGAATCCCAAGGATGCCCAATGGTTCCCCTATTCTGCTGAAGGGAATCAGGTGTGGTATCTAATGCCGGAAAAAGGTGCGCAGGTGAAGTTGTATTTTCCTAGTGCAGACGAAGACGATGCGATGGTCATACAATCGGTTCGAACAAAACCATCCAGCGTTGCTGTCCCTTCATCTCACGCAGCTCAAGGTGCCGTGGTCGAATCGTCTGCAGAACGCCACCAGCGCAAAACAGCCGATCCCGGGGTCAAATCCTTTGCAAATCCACAGGGAAAAGAAATCTCCTTAGGGAACTCTGAACTGTCGATGAGTGCGCAGGAAGGGTCACTGTACATTTCCATGAATACCCATAACGGTGTCAGCCTGAACAGCACCCAACGTATACAAATCCAAGCCGCAGGCAGTCTCAGTCTTTCGGCAGGTAGCATTCAGTTGCAAGGAACCAACGGCTTACACTTGAATACAACAACCGATACGTTGGATCTGGAGCAGGAAGTTAATAGCGTGAGCTCAGAAATCCAACTTAAAGCTTCCCTCCATCAATACTACCCAGAACCGATCTTGTCTGACTTTGAGAAGCAAGTCGCTGAAAAGGGAATCCAAAGTGTGCTCGGAGCACGCGTTAAGGAAAACGTAGGTGCGACCCTCAAGGGAGAATGGGATGCGGGTATAGAGTTTTTAGGCGGTGTATGGGACTCAGTTGTCGACATAGCGGATATGGGAACCATGGTAATGACTCCTTTCGTTATGCCGGGAAATTACACTGGTAAAGGTTTTTTGGAACGCAATGAGACGCTCGAGGGTATTAAGGGCGGTGCAAAGTTTGGCTGGGACTATATTGCCGATTCATTCCAAGGAAAAAAAACAAAGAAAGATGTGGTTCACGACCTTGAAACCGTGTGGGACGGCATAAAAAGCATACCCGATCCGATTGAGCGAAAATTGAATAATTTCTTCCCTAATCCATTGACCGATACCAAACAGGAAAGTTACGACGCAGGATATGACAGTATCAAGGCCGTGGAACGTGTAGCAGATATTTATGGGTTTGTCAAAGGCGGCGCAAAGTTAGTTAGAAAGCTGGGTAAGTTGGGTAAAGAAGAAGCCTCCTTATCTAAGGGACTCAAGGAAGCTGAAGAAAAGAAAGCCGGTAAAGGAGGGACTCCGGGGTTATTCGGAGATTCAGCAAAGGCCGACTCTGCTCTTGCCAAAGTTGGAGATGGAAAATTCAAAACGAATGCCATCCGTTTTCCAACCAATTTTGAATCCTTAGGAAGTTACTTGCAAAGTGTAGCTAGAAAGATGAATATCCGTATAACTAAAAGGTCACCCATCTTCGCAACGGCTGGAGATCATTATCGGCTTCATGATCCTGGTCCTGACGTTCCACATTCTAAAGGTTCCGGTGCAAAGATTTTGCCTGAGAGACAAAAACAGATTGATGCGTTAGAATCAGGAGAGTATACAGGTAAGAGCACTAAGGGGACGGGAGAAGTTCCAAAGTTTAAACTTACCGAACCTTCTTTACCAAAGGGTGGCAAACCTAAAGGGAATTATGGAGAAGGAGATTCCCATGGAATAAAGAAGCAAAATGAAACAGCCGATGTATTGGCTGATAATGGCTATGACATTGAGATGTTAGATGAAATTGATGGTGGAAATGGTCATGGCATTGCAGAAGGGTCGAATCCAGATTTTCTAATCGAAGGAAATGTATTTGATTGTTATGCACCAAAACCAGATGGAAAGATACAAAGTATAATTAAAGAAATAGCAGGAAAGACGAAGAAACAGTCTGGAAGAATTGTTTTGAACATAGACAACTTTCCAAATGAAAAAGTTACCGAAATTATCGAAACAATTTTAAGAAAAGCAAATCCGAATGGAGATTTAAAAAGACTAGAAGAATTAATTCTAGTGAAGGATGGAAAGATTACAAGAGTGTTTGGAGGTTAA
- a CDS encoding helix-turn-helix domain-containing protein — protein MTTRASGFVLIQNRQVANEYMDKVSQDSEFTSLHKVFTKVPLKIHRCYGLSQYEKLILVDLIAYMSDKAQCYPTYEMIARNVGSS, from the coding sequence ATGACAACAAGAGCGAGTGGTTTCGTTTTGATTCAAAACCGCCAAGTCGCTAACGAGTACATGGACAAGGTAAGTCAAGATAGCGAGTTCACGTCACTTCATAAGGTATTTACCAAAGTGCCGCTTAAAATCCATCGTTGTTATGGCTTGAGCCAGTATGAGAAGCTGATACTGGTCGACCTTATCGCTTATATGAGCGACAAGGCTCAGTGTTACCCCACCTATGAGATGATTGCTCGAAATGTCGGGAGTAGTTAA
- a CDS encoding carbohydrate ABC transporter permease, which produces MKTQAAANYPLGVATRGKMLNRVGYAALYIILIILAVTQLLPLVWLMLFSLKNNQEVFNLPPFALPSQPHWENYMNVWTSGNIGRYFFNSVWITVISVALTVLLASFVTFAITRMRWKGSQLVLGLFMVGLMIPVHSTLIPLFSMFLKLHLTDTSLSIILSYVAFNLPTTMMILLGFYYALPREVEEAAVMDGCSVNRMFFRIVLPMTTPVMATTSIINMIYNWNEFIFVNTFISSDENKTLTVGVQNFIGQYTTDWGAIGATLMISILPILLVFLIMSDRIVEGIAAGSVKG; this is translated from the coding sequence ATGAAAACCCAGGCAGCCGCCAACTATCCGCTTGGAGTCGCTACCCGCGGCAAAATGTTAAACCGGGTCGGTTATGCCGCTTTGTATATCATTTTAATCATCTTGGCGGTGACGCAGCTTTTACCGCTGGTGTGGCTGATGCTTTTCTCACTTAAAAATAATCAGGAAGTGTTTAACCTTCCGCCGTTTGCACTCCCGTCCCAGCCACATTGGGAGAACTATATGAATGTGTGGACCAGCGGCAATATTGGGCGGTATTTCTTCAATAGTGTGTGGATTACGGTCATATCCGTGGCGTTAACGGTGCTGCTCGCCAGCTTTGTAACGTTTGCCATTACGCGTATGCGGTGGAAAGGAAGCCAGCTGGTTCTCGGGCTCTTTATGGTCGGACTGATGATTCCAGTCCATTCCACCTTGATTCCGTTGTTCAGTATGTTTCTCAAACTGCATTTAACAGACACTTCACTCTCTATCATCCTGTCGTATGTTGCTTTTAATCTGCCGACAACGATGATGATCTTGCTGGGATTCTATTACGCCCTGCCCCGTGAAGTGGAAGAAGCGGCCGTTATGGACGGATGTTCCGTCAACCGAATGTTCTTCCGGATTGTGCTGCCCATGACCACCCCCGTCATGGCAACGACGTCTATTATTAACATGATCTATAACTGGAATGAGTTTATTTTCGTGAATACGTTTATTAGTTCGGACGAAAACAAAACACTGACCGTCGGCGTTCAAAACTTTATTGGACAATATACGACCGACTGGGGAGCTATCGGAGCAACGCTGATGATCAGCATTTTGCCCATATTGCTCGTGTTCCTTATTATGAGTGACCGGATTGTGGAAGGGATCGCAGCCGGGTCGGTTAAGGGGTAA
- a CDS encoding carbohydrate ABC transporter permease, protein MEKVMSNKLVIALYVLPSLLLLLAVIYVPIVLTGYYGLNQWNGIGSMTFVGLDNYQHLLTDSAFWQSAWHSLLLALFSGISLIGYLVIAMILSGKIKGANLLRKIYLIPMLLSSVAIAQLWLKMYHPTNGVFNSILASVGVHNPPEWLANPSLVLFALFIPIIWQYAGFYILIYYAGLKNIPETLMEAARIDGASAWQIATRIKLPLLREVINVTIILSIVGSLKYFDLIYVMTDGGPNGASEVMASYMYHQAFRSFDFGYGSATAFALLLICLIATWLIRKVTATSDTIQYS, encoded by the coding sequence GTGGAAAAGGTCATGTCCAATAAGCTTGTCATTGCTCTCTATGTATTGCCTTCTCTGCTGCTGTTATTAGCCGTAATATATGTACCCATCGTACTGACCGGCTATTACGGCCTGAATCAGTGGAATGGAATCGGTTCTATGACTTTTGTGGGGCTGGACAATTATCAACATTTGCTCACAGACAGTGCATTCTGGCAAAGTGCCTGGCATTCGCTGCTGCTGGCCTTGTTTTCAGGCATCAGTCTGATCGGTTATCTGGTCATTGCGATGATTTTGTCAGGAAAAATCAAGGGAGCGAATCTGCTGCGGAAAATTTATCTGATTCCCATGCTGTTGTCATCTGTAGCGATCGCACAGCTGTGGCTCAAAATGTATCATCCAACAAACGGAGTGTTCAATTCCATACTGGCGTCGGTCGGAGTTCACAACCCGCCTGAATGGTTAGCTAATCCGTCCTTGGTGCTGTTTGCTTTGTTCATCCCGATTATTTGGCAATATGCAGGCTTTTATATCCTGATCTATTATGCCGGGCTGAAAAACATTCCCGAAACGCTGATGGAGGCTGCCCGGATTGACGGGGCCAGTGCCTGGCAGATTGCGACTCGTATCAAATTGCCCCTGTTGCGCGAGGTGATTAACGTTACGATCATATTGTCCATTGTCGGCTCGCTCAAATATTTTGACCTCATCTACGTCATGACGGATGGTGGGCCGAATGGAGCCAGTGAAGTGATGGCTTCGTACATGTACCACCAGGCATTCCGCAGCTTTGATTTTGGATACGGCAGTGCTACAGCTTTCGCTTTGCTGCTCATCTGTCTGATCGCTACGTGGCTGATCCGCAAGGTTACGGCTACTAGTGACACCATCCAGTATTCATAA
- a CDS encoding extracellular solute-binding protein codes for MSNEYGLRKRSHQKWFAGLTLLLSFMLVLSGCGAGKDGQGGSSGDGGKVTLKMMHLWPEGSSAQQSKLVTQIIDQYQKDHPNVVIQQEVLENEQYKNKLKVLSASNELPDIGITWAAGFMEPYVKGGLFTPMDDLLQGSKLKDKFVPGTTEAYALNGKTYALPIELNITPIYYNKAIFQKYNLKVPTTFDEFKQVVKTLTDHGVAPIALGNKDRWTGSLWYMYLADRIAGNETLKKAIDGSGSFDDPGLIQAASEVQTLVDMNAFNKGFNGLSNDEGKSEFMNNKAAMYLMATWELPNFTTNPAIPQAFKDQIGFFKFPMVAGGKGNENSWVGGPGVGLFVSENSKVKEEAKAFVEYFVVKWGEQSVTQAGVIPATKVDTSKEKLPKLYVDLLNGLNQASSITLFADVQMKPNAAQVHLNMIQALFGKAVTPQQFADQHKAAIEKGN; via the coding sequence ATGTCCAACGAGTATGGTTTACGTAAGCGCTCACATCAAAAATGGTTTGCTGGGTTGACCCTGCTGCTGTCATTCATGCTGGTGCTATCCGGTTGCGGTGCTGGTAAGGATGGTCAAGGCGGTTCCAGTGGAGACGGGGGAAAGGTTACACTCAAAATGATGCACCTCTGGCCAGAGGGAAGCTCGGCACAGCAGAGCAAGCTTGTGACTCAGATTATAGATCAATACCAAAAGGATCATCCGAATGTCGTCATTCAGCAGGAAGTGCTGGAAAATGAACAATATAAAAACAAACTCAAAGTGCTGTCAGCTTCCAATGAATTGCCGGATATCGGCATCACCTGGGCAGCAGGCTTTATGGAGCCTTACGTTAAAGGTGGATTATTTACGCCGATGGATGACCTGCTGCAAGGTTCCAAGCTGAAGGACAAATTCGTACCGGGAACGACCGAAGCTTATGCGCTGAATGGCAAAACGTATGCGCTTCCGATTGAATTGAATATTACACCTATTTATTACAACAAAGCCATATTCCAAAAATACAACTTGAAGGTACCTACGACTTTTGACGAATTTAAGCAGGTTGTGAAAACACTTACGGATCATGGAGTAGCACCGATTGCATTAGGCAATAAGGACCGCTGGACCGGCTCGCTCTGGTATATGTATTTGGCGGACCGTATAGCAGGTAACGAAACGCTGAAAAAAGCGATTGACGGCTCAGGATCGTTCGATGACCCTGGTTTAATTCAGGCGGCCTCCGAAGTTCAGACGCTTGTGGATATGAATGCATTTAACAAAGGATTTAACGGCTTGTCCAATGATGAGGGAAAATCCGAATTTATGAACAACAAGGCAGCTATGTATTTGATGGCTACTTGGGAATTGCCGAATTTTACGACCAATCCCGCAATCCCGCAAGCATTTAAAGATCAAATTGGCTTCTTTAAATTCCCGATGGTTGCAGGCGGCAAGGGCAACGAGAACAGTTGGGTAGGAGGTCCGGGAGTAGGTTTGTTTGTTTCTGAGAATTCCAAGGTGAAAGAAGAGGCCAAAGCGTTCGTTGAATACTTCGTAGTCAAATGGGGAGAGCAATCGGTCACACAGGCGGGCGTTATTCCGGCGACGAAAGTGGACACCTCCAAAGAAAAATTGCCCAAGCTGTATGTCGATTTGCTGAACGGACTGAATCAAGCCAGCAGTATTACGTTGTTCGCCGATGTACAGATGAAGCCGAATGCAGCACAGGTACATTTGAATATGATTCAGGCGTTGTTTGGTAAAGCGGTGACACCGCAACAATTTGCCGACCAGCATAAGGCTGCCATCGAGAAAGGAAATTGA
- a CDS encoding response regulator transcription factor has protein sequence MSVSSKTIVIVDDEQRTRQGIHQTLEQWAAGKYRIVTFGNGLEALNILRAETVHLLITDVRLPEFSGLDLIRSLERDSRRPATIVISGYAEFDYVQQALRLGAVNYLLKPIDKQELLNAVNEALRLEEERQRYEKLDKLADPVLLELDLQAATLSDPVRRAFTYMAEHLHESITMAQTAAHSHLNASYFSVLFKEQSGLSFSEYLHRLRMQRAKELLLHTQLTIAQIGERSGYRTDKYFIKVFKATEGISPSRYRQQMRTGPENID, from the coding sequence ATGAGTGTTTCATCCAAAACCATTGTCATTGTAGACGATGAACAGCGAACACGTCAGGGGATACACCAGACACTGGAGCAATGGGCAGCCGGGAAATACCGGATTGTGACATTCGGTAATGGTTTGGAAGCACTAAATATACTGCGTGCAGAGACGGTTCATCTGTTGATTACGGATGTCCGGTTGCCGGAATTCAGTGGGCTGGATTTAATCCGCTCTCTGGAACGGGATTCACGACGACCAGCGACCATTGTCATCTCAGGGTATGCGGAATTTGATTATGTCCAGCAGGCTCTTCGTCTGGGAGCCGTCAATTATTTGCTCAAACCGATTGATAAACAAGAGCTGCTGAATGCGGTCAATGAAGCGCTTCGGCTTGAAGAGGAGCGGCAGCGATACGAGAAGCTGGACAAGCTGGCTGACCCTGTTCTGCTAGAGCTTGATCTCCAGGCGGCTACCCTTAGTGATCCGGTACGACGTGCCTTCACCTATATGGCGGAGCATCTTCACGAATCCATTACGATGGCGCAGACTGCCGCGCATTCACACCTGAATGCGAGCTATTTTAGTGTTTTATTCAAGGAGCAAAGTGGTTTGTCCTTCAGCGAATATCTGCATCGGCTGCGGATGCAACGGGCCAAGGAGTTACTGCTGCATACCCAATTGACGATTGCCCAAATCGGCGAACGATCAGGCTACCGAACAGATAAATATTTTATTAAAGTATTCAAAGCGACCGAGGGGATAAGTCCCAGCCGCTACAGGCAGCAGATGCGTACAGGGCCGGAGAATATCGACTGA
- a CDS encoding cache domain-containing sensor histidine kinase, translating to MRLRYQPLNTLRNQIFIGFILVMLIMMSVAGAFIYLNVSHLLKDSAERHIGQTAVQASGRLDALIGQMDSLTEQVANHPSVQHILLEERNGGKVNFGQRQSLLQVMHSYQAYMPSVGSLELYTAEGKMLFPIREGSLEERIGQADIREANQMKGRLVWIGIDPEDPRSLLAIRQVSLVDRWFSRGGYLITRMERSYFGLNGASAVNEEADETMLLVDRQGQLLSGEPMNQTDLSGVLHSKTQTVHIGEREYVKAVQQSERTGWSLLILIPVSVVTDGITVLRTTLIISASLGAVLFLFMSFMLSTLITRPIGHLIQAMRRSREGALALNPEPAAAVELRELNAEYNTMIVDINELIHVIYEKEVLQSQTELKALQAQINPHFLFNTLDAFNWSLQEKGEEELAGLMVSMSRLFRYVIEPAHHDSWVTLGEEMAQIRRYLELMEMRLGERLSWQIHMPSEAARIPLPKLLIQPILENAILHGVENRIGNGRVEISVTPSTRPGWTRIAVIDNGPGMTMEELAAVRTALMGGAACESKGTGMGLVNVQRRLALYYDSASYPTDGVLIHSAEQEGTVVAFEIPDEYGGR from the coding sequence ATGCGTTTAAGGTACCAACCATTAAACACATTACGTAATCAGATTTTTATCGGATTTATACTGGTGATGCTTATTATGATGAGTGTAGCGGGGGCGTTCATTTATCTCAATGTGTCTCACCTGTTAAAAGACAGTGCCGAGCGACATATTGGTCAAACTGCGGTACAAGCAAGCGGTAGGCTGGATGCATTAATCGGCCAGATGGACAGTTTGACGGAGCAGGTCGCTAATCACCCGTCTGTTCAGCATATTTTGCTGGAGGAGCGCAACGGGGGCAAGGTGAATTTTGGACAGCGTCAATCCCTACTGCAAGTGATGCATAGCTATCAGGCATATATGCCGAGTGTCGGCTCACTGGAACTGTATACTGCTGAAGGGAAGATGTTGTTTCCGATTAGAGAGGGCAGTCTGGAGGAACGTATCGGACAGGCAGACATCCGGGAAGCGAATCAGATGAAAGGAAGACTGGTCTGGATCGGCATTGATCCCGAGGACCCCAGGTCACTGCTAGCAATTCGGCAGGTCAGCTTGGTGGATCGCTGGTTCTCACGCGGAGGGTACCTCATTACCCGTATGGAGCGAAGTTATTTTGGACTGAATGGTGCGTCAGCAGTCAATGAAGAAGCGGATGAAACCATGCTGCTTGTAGATCGTCAAGGCCAGCTGCTGTCGGGTGAACCAATGAACCAGACGGATTTGTCAGGTGTACTGCACAGCAAGACACAGACGGTTCATATTGGGGAGCGGGAATATGTGAAGGCGGTTCAGCAGTCGGAGCGGACGGGCTGGTCGCTGCTGATCCTGATTCCGGTTAGCGTCGTCACAGACGGAATTACGGTTTTACGGACTACACTTATCATTTCCGCGTCTCTTGGTGCCGTGCTTTTCCTGTTTATGTCCTTTATGTTGTCTACGTTGATTACAAGACCGATAGGTCACTTGATTCAGGCGATGCGTCGTTCACGGGAAGGGGCGTTGGCTCTGAATCCAGAACCGGCAGCAGCGGTCGAGCTGCGAGAATTGAACGCAGAGTACAATACGATGATTGTCGATATCAATGAATTGATCCATGTCATTTACGAAAAGGAGGTTTTACAAAGCCAGACCGAGCTTAAAGCTCTGCAGGCGCAGATCAATCCGCATTTCCTTTTTAATACGCTGGATGCTTTCAACTGGTCGCTACAGGAGAAGGGAGAGGAGGAGCTTGCCGGGCTGATGGTGTCTATGTCGCGGCTGTTTCGTTATGTTATCGAACCGGCTCACCATGACTCTTGGGTGACCCTCGGGGAAGAAATGGCGCAAATCCGTCGTTATCTGGAACTGATGGAGATGCGTCTGGGTGAACGTCTGAGCTGGCAAATTCATATGCCTTCAGAGGCAGCCAGAATTCCGCTTCCTAAACTGCTGATCCAGCCTATTCTAGAGAATGCTATTTTGCATGGTGTGGAAAATCGCATCGGCAACGGCCGTGTTGAAATCAGTGTCACTCCTTCGACCAGACCGGGGTGGACCAGGATCGCGGTCATAGATAACGGACCTGGAATGACAATGGAAGAACTTGCAGCTGTGCGTACAGCGTTGATGGGGGGAGCAGCCTGCGAGAGCAAGGGAACCGGTATGGGACTGGTTAATGTGCAGCGCAGGCTCGCTCTCTATTATGACAGCGCATCTTATCCAACGGACGGTGTGCTGATACATAGTGCTGAGCAGGAAGGAACGGTGGTCGCTTTTGAAATTCCTGATGAATATGGAGGGCGGTAG